CGGTCTGCTCGGACGTCGTCAGGGCGGGAATCAGTTCGACGAGCTTCTGCACCGGTGCCGGGTTGAAGAAGTGGATGCCGATGACCTGGTCGGGACGGGACGTGGCCACGGCGAGCTTCACCAGCGGGATGGACGAGGTGTTGGACGCCAGGATCGCGTCCGTCCGGGTCATCACCTGGTCGAGCACCCGGAAGATCTCCGTCTTGACCTGCTCGTTCTCCACGACGGCCTCGATGACCAGATCGCGGTCGGCGAACTCGCCCAGGTCGGTGGTGAAGCTCAGGCGGCCGAGGGTCTCGTCGCGCTCGGCCTCGGTGATCTTGCCGCGCTCGGCGGCCTTCGACAGGGAGTTCTGGAGCCGGGTACGCCCTATCTCCAGGGCCTCACCGGTGGTCTCCGCGACCATCACCTCAAGGCCGCTGCGCGCGCAGACCTCCGCGATACCTGCGCCCATCTGGCCACAGCCGACCACTCCGACGCGTGCAATGTCGGCCACAGTGTCCGTCACCTCGTGCCTCTCCCTGATCTCCGTATCGCGGGGCCCGGGGGTGGCGGTACCCGCTTCGACCTCCAGACGGTACCCGGCGACGCGG
The DNA window shown above is from Streptomyces sp. NBC_00247 and carries:
- a CDS encoding 3-hydroxybutyryl-CoA dehydrogenase, with protein sequence MADIARVGVVGCGQMGAGIAEVCARSGLEVMVAETTGEALEIGRTRLQNSLSKAAERGKITEAERDETLGRLSFTTDLGEFADRDLVIEAVVENEQVKTEIFRVLDQVMTRTDAILASNTSSIPLVKLAVATSRPDQVIGIHFFNPAPVQKLVELIPALTTSEQTVLRAEALVREVLGKHPIRAQDRSGFVVNALLIPYLLSAIRMFESGIASREDIDNGMEMGCAHPMGPLKLADLIGLDTVASVADSMYAEYKEPLYAAPPLLQRMVDAGRLGRKSGAGFYPY